The window GGTGGTGATATTAGTTGATGCTCGAACCGCGAGCTCGGCTGAAATGTTCGCTGGGGTCTTGGCTGAAAGTTCACGGGCCGTTCTGGTCGGCTATGAAGGGGGAACATTCGGGAAATGGACCGGGCAATCGATCGCAAAGTTAGGGGAAAAGAACGGTTTCGGAGGACGGCTCGTATTGACGACGTTTCGAGTGACGCTCTTTGACGGTGCCGACGCCCAAGCGAACGGATATCCCGTTCACTTCAAAGTGTCCGATCCCAAGTTGGAGCAAGTGGTCGCCGATCGGCGCAAGAACAATGTAACCACGATCCTGCAAGAGCGGGATTACGGGGCTGACTTGGTGATTCCCTCCACGGGACGCGCAGTTCGTGCCGGGTCGGGGTCTGCCATCGCTTCGATTATAGACGGGACCCGGGAGGCGGTGGATCCGGAATTAATTCAGGCGGCGTGCCGTCCGGAGGAGGACTGCGAATACAAAGTGGCCGTACAAGTGGCTGCCGATTTAGCCGATCGCAAACCCGAATGGCCTGAAATTCGCACAAAGCTTGACGAATAACTCCGTTGACATTCCGGTCATACACGTTAAACGGGAACACCTATGGCCATGAACAAGATTCCCCAATGGAAAGACCGGCAGAAAATCCTTTACGCGAAGGAGAAGTCGGACCCTAAACGACTCGTCGAATTAGGAAGCGAATGCTTGAAGGCGGGCTATATTCAGGATGCCTTTGAATATTTTCAGTCGGCAAACGACGCCGAAGGGCTCGGAAAAATTCGCTCGCTCGCCCTCGAAGAAGGGGACGCATTCCTTCTGGGCTCCACCGAAAAGCACGTGGGAGCCGTCTCCGACGACGTGTGGAACAAACTTGGATACCGGGCTTTTGAATTGGGCAAGTACCGATTTGCCAAAACCGCCTTCGAGAAAACAAAGAACGAAATCATGTTAGCCAAGATCCGTGCAACGCTGGGAGAAGTTCAGCTCCCTCCCGCCGATGAAGCTCCTTCAACTGTCTGACGAGTCTCTTCCTGGTTCATTCGTCGATTGGTTCGGCCGGGAGGCGCCGATCGAAATCGAGATCGGCGTTGGAAAGGGGAGATTTCTCAAGGAATACGCCTCGGCATACCCGGATCGAAATTTTCTGGGCATTGAAAAGTCGAAAAAATGGCTTCGGCACGCCGCCGAACGGTTGGACAAGGCGGCTGTTC is drawn from Bdellovibrionota bacterium and contains these coding sequences:
- a CDS encoding S41 family peptidase translates to VVNRWQPPTELSIEEVYTDGPSAGLLEAGDRIVGINQKSFGALSLERILSVLEGSDPVTLQILGRTDWIEVQPEQFRASPIFSKRIHEGEANLGYTHIRRFTLDVSVRLQHALEKFEEQNVSALIIDLRGDGGGDTNEVVRCADLFVDQGVLLRLRGSGKKGIPAEFQINAVLGAETGGEVTRKPVVILVDARTASSAEMFAGVLAESSRAVLVGYEGGTFGKWTGQSIAKLGEKNGFGGRLVLTTFRVTLFDGADAQANGYPVHFKVSDPKLEQVVADRRKNNVTTILQERDYGADLVIPSTGRAVRAGSGSAIASIIDGTREAVDPELIQAACRPEEDCEYKVAVQVAADLADRKPEWPEIRTKLDE